Proteins encoded within one genomic window of Geotalea daltonii FRC-32:
- a CDS encoding pilus assembly protein PilP, which yields MQKSVSTSQVGGQATGAFVFKSKKDPFKPLITAPEAAAVKAPVPTRTRIVDALPIQSHEVSKFIVTGIITGLKENKALLIDPTGKGYVVKTGMLIGDNGGRITRITASSLEVTEQYLDGKKRIKNRKIVLPLAKKSKEISR from the coding sequence GTGCAGAAATCCGTTTCTACATCACAAGTGGGGGGGCAAGCAACAGGCGCCTTTGTCTTCAAAAGCAAAAAAGACCCCTTCAAACCCTTGATTACTGCTCCTGAGGCTGCTGCGGTGAAAGCACCTGTGCCTACCAGGACCAGGATTGTTGATGCCCTCCCCATACAGAGCCACGAGGTCAGCAAGTTTATCGTTACAGGCATCATTACCGGGCTTAAAGAAAATAAAGCCCTATTGATTGACCCGACAGGCAAGGGGTATGTTGTTAAAACCGGTATGTTGATCGGAGATAATGGTGGTCGCATCACCAGAATAACCGCCTCCTCCCTGGAAGTGACTGAACAATATCTAGATGGGAAAAAACGTATAAAGAACAGAAAAATAGTTCTGCCATTGGCCAAGAAGAGTAAGGAGATTTCCAGATGA